The Gemmatimonadales bacterium DNA segment CAGCGGGCTGTCCGACCGACCGAGCCACTCCAACAGTTCGGCCAGGAACGCGTGGGGCTCTTTCACACGGAGACCCAGCCGCTTGGCGAGCCGCTGCGCGGCCCTCGACCGTTCCTCTCGGACGCTCGGGGCCGCTCGCTTGGCCAGAAGGCCGTACCGAACCCGCTCGGCGATGTCGCTGCCGGTGAGCCACCCCGCGAAGGTGGGCGTATCATGCGTCCCCACAAGGGCCATGTCCGCGGCGGCCGGAGGGGCGACATGCCGGCCCTTCGAGGCCTGGAACTGCGCCAGGTACATCCCCCGGATCCGGTGGCGCGGAAGCGCCGCATCGATCTCGGTAGGAACGGTTCCCAGGTTCTCGCCCACCACCTCGCACCGGTTGCGGTCCGACTCCAGGGTGAGAACGGCGAAGAGCTCCTCGGCGGGATACGAGACGTAGGTCCCTTGGTGCAACCCAAACCCGTGGGGGATCCAGTAGAGGCGAGTCCAGGCCATGATGTGGTCCACCCGCAGCACCCCGGCGAGCCCCGCCTGGAGGCCAATGGACGCCGCCAGGTATCGGTGACCCTCGCGGCGGGACGCACCGGGAAGCACCGGGGCGAAGCCCCAATCCTGCCCGCTCGGAAAGCCTTTGTCGGGAGGGGCGCCCACCGACATCCCTTCGCCGAACAGGGTCGGTCGGGACCACGGATCATAGCCGTCGGGGTGGACGCCCACCGCCAGGTCCAGCCCCAGACGCATCCCGTCTGGCTCCAAGCGCTTCCGCAGGTCGTGGAGCTGCCGTCGCACCAGCGACTGGGCCACCAGGTGGAAGCGCTCCTCCTCGGCATCGACGTGGTCGGGCTCCAGCGTTCCGGCCCGGGCCTTGGGCGGCCAGGCCCGCCAGTTCCTCCCGAGCCGGGCCTGCGCGCCACGGAACTGCGCATAGCGGACCAGCTCCTCGTCCAGCAGCGACGGGTGCGGAACCGGGTGCCCCGCGAGGGCCGCCCGGACCTCGGCGTCTGCCCGGGTCACGTCCAGGGTCGTGGGGCGGGCCGACTGGCGATGGGCATCCCCCAGATCGAGGATCAACTCGGACCAGAAGAGGCGGCTCACCGCGGAGTACGGGCTGGGCTCCGGCGGCTCCGAGTTGAAGGTGGGAAGCAGGGGGAGGACCGTGACC contains these protein-coding regions:
- a CDS encoding 4-alpha-glucanotransferase, whose translation is MRNTGLVPPVLVAWDGKLPPLAIAAHGPVHAQMHLEDGDVAPLEISGAELRATRPLRSGYHRLTVEAAGRRETCTVIAAPVQAWRRPGPNRSWGVGTQLAALRSARSRSLGDLQDLQSLCRWVRELGGDLVTVLPLLPTFNSEPPEPSPYSAVSRLFWSELILDLGDAHRQSARPTTLDVTRADAEVRAALAGHPVPHPSLLDEELVRYAQFRGAQARLGRNWRAWPPKARAGTLEPDHVDAEEERFHLVAQSLVRRQLHDLRKRLEPDGMRLGLDLAVGVHPDGYDPWSRPTLFGEGMSVGAPPDKGFPSGQDWGFAPVLPGASRREGHRYLAASIGLQAGLAGVLRVDHIMAWTRLYWIPHGFGLHQGTYVSYPAEELFAVLTLESDRNRCEVVGENLGTVPTEIDAALPRHRIRGMYLAQFQASKGRHVAPPAAADMALVGTHDTPTFAGWLTGSDIAERVRYGLLAKRAAPSVREERSRAAQRLAKRLGLRVKEPHAFLAELLEWLGRSDSPLVVPWLEDLWLEDCAVNLPGTRSSERPNWQRPMRRLLDEIFTDPEVDGLIRRLHRARDLRANGTQTRHP